In the Campylobacter showae genome, one interval contains:
- a CDS encoding (Fe-S)-binding protein: MFKFSEISDKCVKCGKCIQVCTIHKINSDETTSPRGFLDLVGAYERGELKLDKSAKNIFESCFLCTNCVEVCPNSLRVDTAIENVRRDIADKFGIAWYKKAFFWLLRHRAVMDFCARLGYVFQSCAFKIREGAMSPRFSLPMVKKERLLPTASKKSFLNSHAEFIDNGGDKTIGVFIGCMGNYAYTGIGEALVKIARELGLNLNLMKKQACCGAPAYFTGDFATVEVLAKRNIEYFEKMLGEIDAIIVPEATCSAMIKIDYEHFFHDDEQWRERAKAVSKKIFLATEYFEKFTNLAEILAKKGKNLASVTYHDPCHARKMQGVFKEPRKLLAQNYEITEMSDPNECCGFGGVTMQSEKYHLSRAAGQRKSEMIKNSGAKIVSAECSACKMQISNALHIGGSDVKCENPIELIAKALL; this comes from the coding sequence ATGTTTAAATTTAGCGAAATTTCAGATAAATGCGTAAAATGTGGCAAATGTATCCAAGTCTGCACGATCCACAAGATAAACTCCGACGAAACGACCTCTCCGCGCGGCTTTTTGGATCTCGTGGGAGCTTACGAGCGCGGCGAGCTAAAGCTAGATAAAAGCGCGAAAAATATCTTTGAGAGCTGTTTTTTATGTACCAACTGCGTCGAGGTATGCCCAAACTCCTTGCGCGTGGATACGGCGATAGAAAACGTCCGCCGCGATATCGCGGATAAATTTGGTATCGCGTGGTACAAAAAAGCGTTTTTTTGGTTGCTTCGCCACCGCGCGGTGATGGACTTTTGTGCGAGGCTGGGATATGTGTTTCAAAGCTGTGCGTTTAAGATCCGCGAAGGCGCGATGAGTCCGAGATTTAGCCTGCCGATGGTGAAAAAAGAGCGGCTTTTGCCCACTGCTAGCAAAAAGAGCTTTTTAAACTCGCACGCCGAGTTTATCGATAACGGCGGCGATAAAACCATCGGCGTTTTTATCGGCTGTATGGGAAACTACGCGTATACAGGCATCGGCGAGGCTCTGGTTAAGATCGCGCGTGAGCTTGGGTTAAATTTAAATTTGATGAAAAAACAGGCCTGTTGCGGCGCACCGGCGTATTTTACGGGAGATTTTGCGACGGTTGAGGTCTTGGCAAAGCGAAATATCGAGTATTTTGAAAAAATGCTGGGCGAGATAGACGCTATCATCGTGCCTGAGGCGACCTGTTCGGCGATGATAAAGATCGACTACGAGCACTTCTTTCACGATGACGAGCAGTGGCGAGAGCGTGCAAAGGCGGTGAGCAAGAAGATATTTTTAGCGACGGAGTACTTTGAGAAATTTACTAATTTGGCTGAAATTTTGGCTAAAAAAGGCAAAAATTTAGCCTCCGTGACCTATCACGACCCTTGTCACGCTAGAAAAATGCAAGGCGTCTTTAAAGAGCCTCGCAAACTGCTCGCTCAAAACTACGAAATAACAGAAATGAGCGATCCAAACGAGTGTTGCGGTTTTGGCGGAGTGACGATGCAGTCTGAAAAATATCATCTAAGCCGCGCAGCCGGACAAAGAAAATCCGAGATGATAAAAAACTCGGGCGCAAAAATCGTAAGCGCAGAGTGTAGCGCCTGTAAAATGCAAATTTCAAATGCGCTACATATCGGCGGCTCAGACGTGAAATGCGAAAACCCGATAGAGTTAATCGCAAAAGCGCTTTTGTAA